The genomic DNA TGCTCGTCCGAAGACGCCGGTCCGAGCGTTGCGAGGATTTTGACTTTTCTGTTCCGCTTCATCAATTCTGGCTTTCCTGCGTGCCGGACGGATCCGAAAGCTGAACCATCCAGCTTCCCTGCCGTCCCGTGTCGTACTCTTTGAATCCCATGCGCTGGAAGCCGCGGGCGAAGCAGTCCTGCACGCCCGTGATTTTGAATTCGTTCTCGGCAACGCACATGTTGACGTCACCGGTCCAGCGGCCGCCACGGGCCGCATCTTCCGCGTAAAGATAATAATATCGTGACTGTAGCTCGCCCTCGATCAGGGTCGCGCAGGTGTTGGCAGGCACCTGCCACCAGCCTTCCGTCATCCAGCCGTCCTTGGCCCGGTAGCCGATGGCCACACCAACCAGTGTCTGGGTGCCGTTGCACACGCGGAAGTCGGCGCGTGCGTCGCTGGCGAAAAGAAATGAGCTTGATGTTGCCAGGAGAAACAGGAGGATGCCTCCCAGTGTCGTCAGCCCCGGCTTCGCTTTGGAAAAAGGATATCTGGACACGGTTTCCGATGGA from Ensifer adhaerens includes the following:
- a CDS encoding DUF1036 domain-containing protein, which gives rise to MSRYPFSKAKPGLTTLGGILLFLLATSSSFLFASDARADFRVCNGTQTLVGVAIGYRAKDGWMTEGWWQVPANTCATLIEGELQSRYYYLYAEDAARGGRWTGDVNMCVAENEFKITGVQDCFARGFQRMGFKEYDTGRQGSWMVQLSDPSGTQESQN